The segment gatgttacttttatttttggtttcttgaTTTTGTGGAGCTAACTAGTGATGGCAATAGGATGAGCCGTCTTTTGGTTCTGATGTAATTTGGTAACGCGAGATATTAGTGCGGTTCAATCAAATATTCGTACTCTTAGTTGATAGAGATTGATTTTGTTCGATTGAGCCGTGCCAATATCACGCATAAAACCAAGATGATCAAAAGTATATTGTCAATCATCTTAAGGTATTTTATCAATCTACTTTATTGTTTTCCACTTTGTATAATATCAAATTTGATAACTGCTTAACACTTTTTTACTCTGGGAGCTTCGAGGGTGTGAGGATGTAAGACGCAACACTTACCCCCAAAATCCAAGTACAATTGCGATACTActtctatttttagaaagtaTAAGGAATGTTAAGCAAAAAGTATAGTAACATGCTACTGGACTAAATGTAGCTAGTAGCTATAGTGTTCATGTTCTTGTGGTTTATTATCATGAGGATATTGCATTAATACAAAAATTGTAGTTTAGTTTGTAATGATCTGCGCTCTTGTCTACACTATAACTGGGGAATGGTTTATACGCTTGCTTTTGCAGTCATAAGACAATTAAGGGAGTCTGTTTTGAACTCACTTTCAATAGGCAATAGGGTTTATTAAAGTGATATCAAGTCGTTCAACTTTTCGGGAAGTATGTTTGTGACACAATTGTAAAAAATaccttttaaaaaattgtattttgtttaataaaaggAAGACATGTTTATTTACTAATCACAGACGATGTCCAACAGATGTTATCAGCTATGTGAATAAAAATGTCCAAACTTATAAAACTTCACAAATTCAAATATATGTAGACAATGTTCgaacttataagttataacattCAAACTTGAAGGTAGAACAATTTACATTAAAACGGCGCCAAAAGGAGGACATGTGGGAGTTAATAAAAGACAAAAGAATAAAGACTCTGTCTGTCATAGGACAAACCAAATGTGACCAATACCATTATTTGTTTGTCTCTCATTCAACCATTTCGCTAACTATTTTTTGTATACATTTATTAAATTTCTGACCCAAAAAAAATCTCAACAGTTTCCactcttttttccttttcactTGCGCGCAGAGTGATAGAAGCATATAGCTTAGGGCACTCGGGTGCAGGAAGATTCCATGACCAGTCTTGCTTCATCAGTGATTTAAACCACTCTCTATAGTCTATACCAAAGCCAATATCGCCCTGCAAGAAGACAAAAAACAAGTCACAGCGGTTAATAGTAATGCTCCAATCAATTTGAATTTGGGTTCATGATATCCATATCTACTTTACGTTTTGATAAATTTACATATGAAAGTTGTTTAAGAATCAGATAGCTTGGCTTAGGTGGACAAGTGAGCCGAGGACCTggataaatatttcattttgtgGAACGTAGATATGTTAACCTCTCTTAGTCTTTTTAAGTTACTAAAAACTGTTAAGTTAACTggacttcacacttaaaaccaattggtaatAAGAGGAGTGGCCCATCtaccttatatattactaaagatcccttccaactaccgatgtgggacaactatgtATCTAATACGTCCCAACTATGTATCTAATACGTCCcttcgagatgatggctctttgagcgtcaatctcggcATGCTTGGGCAAAGATCGATGGGCCAACTTTGGAccagatcgatgtggatcgggttggactgcgtggatcgggctctgataccaagtTAAgttagatgggcttcacacttaaaaccaattggtaatAAGAGGAGTGGCCCATCtaccttatatattactaaagatcccttccaactaccgatgtgggacaactatgtATCTAATAAAAACTTGATTGGACAAGCAAGTTTGTCAGTGTTATTACAGagttttatcataaaaaaaacaacacacGCATAGAAACATATTCAAAATCTAGACAAAACATAACATTCAACATCCAGACAAGAGAAAAGAAGGTGGCGGCATTGCAAGACAAGTTAATAACACGAGACAGCGCATTTGAGAGGGAGAGAGATTTCTAGTCCGTAGTCATGATCGCCTTCTGATTTCCCTCACATGGCATTGCTTTATCTTTCTCAGCCATAGCCAACCTAGCTGCTTTATCTCTCTCAGCCATAGCCAACATacctgaaacaaacaaacaaacaaagataCGAATGAATGAACGGTTTTACACtttgttttctcaaaaaaagaaaaacaaaaaaaaaaggaaaagaatgaAGAAGGTAACGTACTTGCTCGAGATACGCCACCGCCACCGCCCAACTTCTGTATTGGGAGGACCTCATTAACTACAATTTTAAAGCCTCCCACAGAACCTCCGCTAAGTTTCAGAGCCTTGTCAATAGCATCTCGTCCACGGAGATAAACGAAAACACGCCCATCCCCGAAAACAGAACAACCGGAACCGGTTCGAGGGAAAACCCTACGTACCATCTCCTTAACATCATCCTTAGCCATGGAAGTATCAAATCCTGTAACATCCAACCTAAAATAGCAGGAGGACATCATATTATGTCATCAAATAGGACAGGGATAcaaataaataagaaagggaaaaaaaatcaatttacgTGCGCTGTAGGTAATCGTCTTGTGCTTTGGTAGGAGACAATAAATGCTCAAGGCGATTGTTGCCAAAAGGGTAAGCCGTAACTCGTAAAATACGTCCTCCCATGTCACTTCCATCAAGCTTCAACGCCTctgcttcatcttcttcgttaACATAGATTAAGGCgtatctgtaaaaaaaaaacaaattttagtaTGGAATAAGCGGCAGAGCGATCAAGCTGGAGGAGGAAAATGTCACAAACCTGCAGAGAATAGTGAAATCGATGTCGATTTCGGGAGCAGAAGCATGTATTAGCTTTATTCCACGTGATGCAAAGTGTTTTCTCAGGGCCTCTTCAACATCCACCCTAGGATGGGAGGTGGTGTCGTATCCCTCAACCGCAATCCTgctaatactatatatattgcAAAAAggatattaattaattaattaatcacCGTGACACAAGAACACATGATCCATCTAATAATTAGATAtacaaatctcaaaaaaataaaaacaaaaaaacaaaaagatacgAACCTGCTTTTTCGAATCGCTGCATCACTACCGTTCAGTTCCAGACCTTCCACACCCTAAAGCAAATAAGTTCAGAAACAACTAATTCGCGAGAAACAGAAAGCGGATCGAAGAATAATTACTTTGATCACGGATGCGTCCATGGCGACTGCTGCGCTAAaagaaatttgtatttttggtCTTAGAGAGTCTCCCTCTCGACCTTGTTTTGGGTCGTATAACTATCCTTCTCGTTGGGTCTGCAGTTTAGCTTAGGCCTGTACTAGGCCCACTCATCGATATCCTTCCTCCGAAgcataaacaattttttttaagattactGGGATTCGTACGTACTGCCTTGTCCTGACGTCACAACTCAgcctttttttttaagattacaAGTTCTAATAAACTTTATGCGTTAGGATCCCCGCCCTCCCTTTTCATTTGGGCAACGCCCTGTTGGGAGTAAGAGATATGATTTTCAAACCCTGTTAGGCATTTTAGATCTCTTTCACTGATGATCAATAACATTCCCTTCCACATTAGGATTGCGATGATAAAGTTGTATATACTAATAAAGTAATAAGCCTCTTCATAATTTTACATTGTTCACAAGTTGAACTCATGATTTGATTCATATCTATTACAAATTCAAGATTTCTCTCCCTCTTTTGTGAAAGAAATTACAAAACTCAAGATCTCTTCTTATTCTTGATAAACTTCTGTACGTAAACAGAGATCaacatacaatataagaaacgAAAGAAAGACACTAGACaagaatataaaagaaaatcaagCTTCAAGAGTGAAAATAGGCCTAGTAAGTCCATTTGTTGCACCACCGTGGAACATCTTCTTCAAAGCTCTCACGCCGCTTTGAGAATGCTTTCTAATTCCGCCAAAACTTACGACGGATACTACGCTCCATCGCAGCTTAGTCAAACTCTTTCTGATCTCCACCTTCAACCTTAAAAGCTTCATCCGTAGAAACGACGACGACGGATGAGAAGAACGCCGAGAAACCAAGTCCACTTCTTGAAGCGTTTTGTAAATCAAGAACTTGGCTCGTTGGTGAAACACCTCTTCTGGATCTTCCTTGTTCACCTTTGAGTACATACATGGCCTTTTGAAGAGGGTCATTTTCTGTGTTTTAAGGTTTTTCCGATGATGATCTTTTGTGAAGGGAAGTATAGAGATCTCAGAATGAAGAGAGGAATTGAAGATGAGAAAATATTTGTAGTCATGGCATTAGAAAGTGGTGGTGCACTAACTTATATAACTTGTACGGTATTGTACACaagttatatgattttttttcatttgaataattttagttaatacAGTTTTATTTGTAAGCCAAATCattaagataataaaatatgCTAAAATATACAGGATGGTATGACTCCCAGCTAACAATGCATAGTAAATGCATAAAATCGTTCTTTATTATTTGCGAAATGAGGTCATATACGTGTTATATATACTTACAAGATAACAATTTAGTCTATAAGCATTTGAATTTACGAGCTTGCCGCCCAAAAATACATATGAAAGATTATTATTTCAACATCTTTTTAATAGTATATCCTCATAACGCATATACCTTAGTATACCTGTGTTAACACAAATCGTTGATCAACAGTTTTGTATATTTTAGGAG is part of the Raphanus sativus cultivar WK10039 chromosome 5, ASM80110v3, whole genome shotgun sequence genome and harbors:
- the LOC108829183 gene encoding nucleolin 1-like, which translates into the protein MDASVIKGVEGLELNGSDAAIRKSSISRIAVEGYDTTSHPRVDVEEALRKHFASRGIKLIHASAPEIDIDFTILCRYALIYVNEEDEAEALKLDGSDMGGRILRVTAYPFGNNRLEHLLSPTKAQDDYLQRTLDVTGFDTSMAKDDVKEMVRRVFPRTGSGCSVFGDGRVFVYLRGRDAIDKALKLSGGSVGGFKIVVNEVLPIQKLGGGGGVSRASMLAMAERDKAARLAMAEKDKAMPCEGNQKAIMTTD
- the LOC108829150 gene encoding uncharacterized protein LOC108829150; its protein translation is MTLFKRPCMYSKVNKEDPEEVFHQRAKFLIYKTLQEVDLVSRRSSHPSSSFLRMKLLRLKVEIRKSLTKLRWSVVSVVSFGGIRKHSQSGVRALKKMFHGGATNGLTRPIFTLEA